The Heteronotia binoei isolate CCM8104 ecotype False Entrance Well chromosome 14, APGP_CSIRO_Hbin_v1, whole genome shotgun sequence genome has a window encoding:
- the GINS3 gene encoding DNA replication complex GINS protein PSF3: protein MGEAYMPVEAGLGCEESFLSLGDILMSQERLPCRAETALPRLAAVLGKAGPEPLAAVPEGTKLEIPLWLAKGLYDNKRRILSVELPKIYRESWRTVFSADANVIDLHKLGPFYYGFGSQLLNFDSPENAEIAQTILQTFIGRFRRIMDSSQNAYNEDTSALVAQLDELERVLFQVGQKGLNDFQSWEMGQASQITASSLVQNYRKRKFTDLDN, encoded by the exons ATGGGGGAGGCCTACATGCCGGTGGAAGCCGGGCTTGGCTGCGAGGAGAGTTTCCTCTCCTTGGGAGACATTCTTATGTCCCAGGAGAGGCTTCCGTGCCGCGCCGAGACCGCTCTGCCGCGCCTGGCCGCTGTGCTTGGTAAAGCCGGGCCCGAGCCTCTTGCTGCTGTCCCTGAG GGCACAAAGCTGGAAATTCCCCTTTGGCTGGCAAAAGGCTTATATGACAATAAGCGGAGGATTCTTTCTGTGGAACTGCCAAAGATTTACAGGGAGAGCTGGCGGACGGTGTTCAGTGCAGACGCCAATGTGATTGACCTGCATAAACTGGGGCCCTTTTACTATGGATTTGGCTCCCAGTTGCTGAATTTTGACAGTCCTGAAAATGCTGAAATAGCTCAGACCATATTGCAG ACATTTATTGGCCGTTTCCGTCGCATTATGGACTCATCTCAGAATGCTTATAATGAAGACACGTCTGCATTGGTGGCCCAGTTGGACGAGTTGGAGAGAGTTTTATTTCAAGTTGGCCAGAAAGGTCTAAATGACTTCCAGTCCTGGGAAATGGGTCAGGCCTCTCAGATCACAGCATCCAGCTTGGTCCAGAATTATCGGAAGAGAAAATTTACTGACTTGGACAACTGA